Proteins from a single region of Xenopus laevis strain J_2021 chromosome 9_10S, Xenopus_laevis_v10.1, whole genome shotgun sequence:
- the cdc42ep4.S gene encoding uncharacterized protein LOC431917: MPILKQLVTHPTASKRRSRADLTAEMISAPLGDFRHTMHIGRAGDAFGDTSFLSSKGDNQPESEEPVSKPGLLSRTFRSSKRSLSVTRSDRRDMLGSLRDSAIFVKNAVSLPQLTEKEAEKTSSKKMPKSLSSSPVKKVHEEQHLNGASAQSPATVPDAASVEREFGELTDLPEPAPKSSSGMKHAESIMSFHIDLGPSMLGDILSVMDKSQWEKDLDHSLDDLDGNGSVSSWKMDPPPTCYSSRAPNSESRMPRVTNSQATKDNHSKSRDRSFVAEDKPKRGRDFSFMDEEEEEDEIRV; the protein is encoded by the coding sequence ATGCCTATACTTAAGCAGCTGGTCACCCATCCCACTGCCTCAAAGAGGCGCTCACGGGCAGACCTCACAGCAGAAATGATCAGTGCTCCACTGGGCGATTTTCGGCACACAATGCACATTGGAAGGGCGGGTGATGCCTTTGGAGATACATCTTTTCTCAGCAGCAAAGGCGATAATCAACCAGAATCAGAAGAACCTGTTTCCAAGCCAGGGTTGCTTTCTAGAACTTTTCGCAGCAGCAAACGGTCACTTTCAGTGACACGCAGTGACCGCAGAGACATGTTAGGTTCCCTCAGGGACTCTGCTATCTTCgtaaaaaatgctgtttccttGCCCCAGTTGACTGAGAAGGAGGCTGAAAAGACTTCTTCCAAGAAAATGCCAAAAAGCCTCTCCTCCAGCCCAGTAAAGAAGGTGCATGAAGAGCAGCATTTAAATGGGGCATCTGCTCAAAGTCCAGCAACTGTTCCTGATGCAGCCTCTGTAGAGAGGGAATTTGGAGAACTAACAGACTTGCCAGAGCCTGCACCAAAGAGTAGCTCTGGTATGAAGCATGCAGAGTCTATCATGTCATTCCATATTGACCTAGGCCCATCTATGTTAGGGGATATCTTAAGTGTCATGgacaaaagtcaatgggagaaggacCTGGACCATAGCCTTGATGACCTTGATGGAAATGGCTCTGTATCTTCTTGGAAAATGGATCCTCCACCAACATGTTACTCATCACGTGCCCCTAATTCAGAAAGCAGAATGCCTAGAGTAACCAACAGTCAAGCTACCAAAGACAACCATTCTAAGTCTAGAGACAGATCATTTGTCGCAGAAGACAAACCAAAGAGGGGAAGAGACTTTTCTTTTATggatgaggaagaagaggaagatgaGATCAGAGTGTAA